The region aataaaaattaaatataatacgtttaactttttaaaaaaatgtacctACGTTTAACGTACGTAGTAACGTAGTTATTTAGGTTATTTAGTAACGtagttattttaggtgctctAAGAAgtaatttactaatatataagtcttaatacttatatattaggtttcattataagtttaaaaatttagattgaaaAATTTAGGAAGAGcatctaaattttattgttaattatgaTATGaattaatatcaataattacacgaacaaacacaaattaaaaaagtcgaACTTTTCGGCTTTTAGCCGCgctgaaactttttaaaattatgtcataAAAAATATCTGCAGCTATTTCAACTTCAATAGACACAATAGATAAAGCAAATAGTCTTTCTTGGCTCATCGTGCTTCTTAAGAAGGTCTTAATCAGTTTTAACTTTGAGAAGCTTTTCTCAGCAGAAGCTGTACTTACTGGATTTGTGAGCATGATTCTGATTGTTATGCAAAGATTTggatatttcttcaaaattattttctaaaatgtacTGTATAAGTTGCTTTGcatcatttatattttctagTAAAGTAAAACTTGaagtttttcataaagttcGAAAGGATCCACGTTGCTGTTTTTATCTTTCCGAAGTATTGTAcctaaattattacaataattgaGCAGGTCCTCTcttggaaataataaatttcaaataattgatACCGTAAATAAAACCAAAACGGTCAAAATATTCATAATGCGCTTTGAATCGACATTCAGTGTCGGCTATGACTGGTCTAtcattgtgttaaaaaaattagattgtaCTGTGTTTTAACAGATTATATAAGTTCATCCATTTGTTCATAaccaaaaatttctttttttttgtgctattcttttttctttaaattgtgaCTCAATTTCATAAGCGCTTTTTTCCACAAACGATTGAGCATCTGCAACGCTTATCTCAATCTAATTTTATGGAATTCTTGAATCCAAGTACAAAATGAAAGTATGAAAGTATCAACAGAGACTTTTAAGTTTACTGGAATTGGTTGCCATAGTTTACTTATGTTATGTACATGTAATAAAATCTCATACCACACGTGTATAGCAACAATAAATTCGAAAGTTAACATTTCGTTCAAAATTGCTTTGCTGTCGCTTAGAGTTTCCGAATCAATGtagttaattgattttaaatgtcGTGGCTCAAATAATTTTGGACAATTTGCTTTTCATTAACTCGTTGCAAGTGCTTCTTTAGCGTCAGATCATAATTGGATTACAACTTAAGTAAGTCTATAAAGTTACGATTGTTCCTGCTATTGTCCAGGTTAAGTGATTCGCGATGACCTCTAAATGCCAAATTGCGTGAggctaaaaagtttattatatcaaTCAATTTTTCAAACAGGTTGTACCAATATTTTTGAGGTTTTCTAATCGATCCCTCGTTTTCCTCATCTATTGTTTTtccgttttttattcttttataaaatttcatccATTTAACCATGCACTCCATGTGTCCTTGATTTTTTTCATGTCTATGCAATATCCGACTCAGATCTTTCCAATGACAACATCCTTCTTTCACCAGCTGAGTCTGTGTAAGCGAGAAAAGTCTACAATGAAAGTAATAAACTTTGTCTTTTGACAAGGAGTAAACTAACCATCTGCGGTGTTGAGTTTCACCGTTAATCAGTTTTCGCTtaagatgaaatttaaaaaaatgtctgttATTTGCGTCTTTTGGGTAACTTTCATcagatttttctatattttgatGGCGACTTGCCGAACCGATATTGCGTTCAAACTCTTGGTTCACAACTGATAAATTTGACTCTGAAGCTGGTTCTGTTTCAGAAACCAAAGAAACTTGGCCAAGAGATTCATCAGAGAACTCTGGAACAGTAACAGTTAAAAGggtttttttaagcaatttcaTCATACTGGAACTCGCAGCTTGGCTTGATCTCTCTGTTTcagtctttctttttcttttcgaTGCACCAGATTCCCATGTTCGTCCTATATCTCTGTCTCTCGTTGGTTTTCCAGACATGATTTTGGACTTATGTTTGgagtattgaaaaaagttatagttAGGTACttgaattttaagttttgattttaatttttttttaaggtattgaCTTTAGATCAagatagtcttaaaaaaaacagaacattttaaaataactttctaaatatacgtgtaattaaataaagagttaaattttatttataacagtttgTATTATTCACTTCGTTATTGCTTTTGTAACCGATTGTAGTTAAAAGCAATAGCTGTACTAAATGCTTAAATAATTgcactatatttaatatttaaattaaaacttaataaactaaGTAAGTTaggttataatataaaaaacgtaAATTTAAATTCGATTTCATTTTCATTTCTCAgactttataattgttttactaataatttgaCGCGTGTCATGCGATGTAATCGAATAAAAATGGAATAGAATGagacaatcaaattttttagagATCGAACCCTGAATCGAATATTATCATTACTTGTTAGTTAAATAGTTAACGATACGATACGCCTTAGAACCGGTAGGCAAtaataatcaatatttaaaaatgcttttatgttATCAGAAATAGTTAGAATAAGATTGATAGGGGAAGATTGATGTTGCTTAATAAGATTGATATTGCTTGATTCTCAAAAAAAGGTCTGGAAAAATaagatgtaaatataatatttttattaaaataagcaTTATTATGCACAACTTCTTAGAAACGCACCAGTCACTCTCTTTGTCATAAGCGaaatgaaggaaactgttttacCAACGCGTGGTTTTTTTTGCCAtagtaaataacatttttcaaatatgtgGTTATGCCCCACTTCCCCTACTtagaaaatgatatttatttaaagttgaagtAATATAATACCGATGATAAAACTGACAAATAAACATACTTTCGTCCAGCAAAGCAAAataagatatgtaaaaataCCATCAATTGTAATTAAGATacgatatttaatttttttagtatatttttgcGAGGTCCCTTCAACCGCGAGGCTGTTGGCAGTCGCCGACGCCTAACACCTCCACTGGTTGGTAAcgttttattctaaaaattctACCAACTCTGTCAACCAGAACAACCAACACTCGATCAACCAATTCTGTCAGGGATTATATTTAAGATATGGACGATATacctgaaataaaatattttacatcaaAGAACCAAAAGAACCCTTTTTTCACTCTAgaagcttaattttttttcggaCACTGTCAACTAACTTTTTCAGGACACTGTCAACGAACTGTTGCGGTACGTAGTCAACAAATTGCTACGGGACAGTGtgaactaactttttttaaacgtatGTTCACCAACATATCCAGATGGTTTTAATACCAACAGAGAAGGAGATTTTTAATTGTCTACCTGTACCCGAAGTCTCCGTATACAACTTTTTATGTAGTTAGGGTAAGGGGTCATCCACAATTGACGTCACACAATTTTTAGGCCATTTTAAACCACCTCCCACCTCCCTTCTTCCTTACCCTCTTCCTTGTCACAACATCGCAACACTTTAGTAATAATTTCCGTATaagtcgtcacaaaaccactaaCCCCTCCCCCTTTTCtaaagcgtgacgtaatttatgtaCGTAACTTTTAcgtaagcaattttttacattttattatattctaaaaattaaattaaatcattttttttttaattaaaatttaattaaaaatttcaaattaacttttttagaataaaaaaaaaatgtttttttaggttGGGATAGATCCATTCACGGTCTAATCCAACGTGAtccaagtaaaaaatttaaaatattacggAAGCTAGCAACATCATCTTTGAAAATCTTTGCTGATGGATTGGCAGGGATGGAAAGTAAAGCTATAGAAGAAAGTtttcagttaaataaaaaacttttagaaacaaATGGGAAACCATTTTCAATGCAAGAAATAActagtaagtaaataaaaaattttagattttgaaacaacttattttaaattaatcttataGTAACATCTTTACACGCATAATATCTTTACacacaaaacatatttaataaaaaataaattcttactATTCTGTGTGGTGACTTCCATTGATAAGTACCTGGCTGCATCGAAAGTGTGAATCTAGAGTCTAAATATGCATCTGGACAAAAAAATTTCCATCGGGACCaagtaaatagaaaaaattgctaatgaagattttttttttcaccatttTTGTTCACCAATATCTTAATTAATTATGATATCGGtacgtttttaattatttttttttaaatcttcatcaGGGCCGAAGGGGGAGGGGGCTGGGAGGCACTTGCCCCCTCCCcgcactttttttctaaaggaccttttttttttgataaaaatctagATGTAGTCCAATTTACCAAGTATTTAATTCATCAGTTACAACATGTAATGTACCTGATAAACTAAAAATCTCTAAAATTATACCAATCTATAAATCAGGAGAAACTAattctttaaacaattatagACCAATCTCTATCCTTTCGGTATTCTCAAAACTTCTAGAACgaataatctataataaattaaatgaatatttaaaatctaacaaaattatcaataaaggtCAATTCGCAAAAAGCAATtcaaatttactaaaaacaaaatgtggcgtaccccaaggttccattcttgcttctcttttgtttcttttttatataaacgatCTTCCAAACGCctctaatatctttaaaactataatgtttgccGACGATACAAACTTATCTTACTCGTCAAAGGCAATCGAAGACTtgtatgaaaaaacaaatgctgaaataaataaagttaatatatggtttaaatcaaataaactgtcactaaatatagaaaaaactaagtacatACTATTGCACTCTAATCAACAAATTAGAAAAATACCCCTGAACCTACCAACAAtcaatatagaaaatataagcATCAAAAGAGCTCTGAATACGAAGTTTTTAGGAGTTCTAATTGATGAACACATCTCCTGGTAATCCCACATAAACTACATGAACACAAACTTTACAAGGCAAGACcatttttgtcacaaaaaacTTATCTACTTTTGATTCATAAATAGCTATCTCATGTATACCAATATAGCATGGAGCAGTACCCACAAACCTAAATTACAACCACTTTACTTACGTCAAAAACACGCTTCAAAACTAgtatacaacaaaaacaaatttactcatGCTCAACCCCAACTGGAACAAATGAACgcactaaatatatttcaaataaatatttttcaaaatatacttttcatgtttaaatataaactgtcTGGTTCCAGAACATTTTGCAgctcacttttttaaaaacaatataaataaatacaatacaagagcaacaggcaactttaagatactttttaaaacaacaagacTCTCAAAATTCTCAATTACACATTGTGgtccctatttatttaacaaattagtttCCAGAAACGAATCACTATTAAACTTAATCAACGAACACTCTctgaaaaaaaagctaaaaactacaataatcaaattaaacaactgtaaggaatttttttaaatttgaataaagaaataaataaatgtaacttaacttttaatacaaatcaataaaaaaaattatattaataacaagGTATATATgtaacacatacatatataccacgtatgcaactgattttttatgtgtattacacgtCTAAGAAAAAGGcactcgatgacaagactgactTAGGTCTTCTGCGAGCTTCCAATGACTgcaaataagtaattatttttatcaatcttacacaaattttgtttttttatcatatttatacacTAATTTTGAAATGTGGTAAACAAACTTATAGTGAAACATCTAAACTCTTCTCCGAAAAATCagcagatttatttttatttatatttattttttattttttttaatttatattttatttgtattttttattttaattggagTAATATAGAGATATATTTCTCGGATTATTTTTACGTACACGttaatatattgttgtaattgttatttattttattcatgtCTCGGAGTTGTAagcaactatatttttattttcttcgtATATTTCGAACTTTATATTTAtggtttatatttgtatatctttactGCCAATCAgtgattttgtaatttttgtagttgtaaaataaacttgtaattactttgtagttataaaataacacttgtataaaaaataaaaaaaataaacgatattgaggactttttttacaaattgatgattgtgaaacccccccccccattcaatttgaaacccgtgtcgtcggccctgttcATTagcaatttttgcttttttggtCCAGATGGATATTTTTTGGTCCAGATACGTATTTAGACTCACGCTTCGCTTATTCACTATATTCACGCTTTCGATGCAATCAGGTACTTATCTggaataattaaactaaaaaattttaaaataaatctttactacaagaaaaagttaacaaaattttgttaaatttttcttgaagtaaagattttatttcaaaattttttatattcgaaaattttttctttaaattttaaatcggGTTTAAATTCAGAAATTTAACAGTCAAAATTTACGAGTCGAAATTTTAcccaaaaaaatagttttgtcgcgaatattttataaaaatggaaaaaaatttcatttatttttaattattttattttcattttttaaaccaaaatatttcattcaatttaaagtataaatttcatcatttagttcaaaaataatcgatcaataaaaattttaagaacttCTCTACTAAAACCATAGTTTTCGATTTACTTTTAAGGTGGAACACGAAATTAAAAAGATGAAGTTATTTTACAttcattttagttatttaaaagttcttcCAGGAAATCCCTAATATTGCTACTTTTAAGCTAAATGACTTAAGTCTAATGACTCTAAAGTTGTTTAGGTTAGCATTAAGCACGTAGGGAAAATTTAAACCTTagtcgatttaaaaaaaagtgtctgaaaaatatttacgtGTCAGTATTTATGTGTCGTAATCACTAACGTCGTATTTTATGTTTCTACAGTTGCCATTGGTGCCATACTaggaaaagtttataaataaaaagttaaatgggCATTAGAGCTTAAAGAcctttgatataaaataataaacaaagtaaaaatagggtaataataaaatgatatttttttatagcattgTGTGTTCTCAACATTATTTGTTCTATACTTTTTAACCATCGTTATAAAGAAGATGATCTTGAATTTCAGGCTATTATAAAGTATTCGAACTTATGCTTTAAAGAGCGCAGTGTAAACAATTACATTGTTTCTATTCCATGGTTACGCTATTTTCCATCAGCTTCATCACGAAATTTAgatgaaatgataaaaattcGCGATCcgcttttaaagaaaaaagtccAAGAGCACAAAAGATCGTATGACGAAAATAATATACGTGATCTAACAGATGctttaataaaagtttcatCAAACTCAGAGACGGGACAAGATCCGGATGAAAATGTTACTGATGATAACATTGaatttatcttaaataattttatacttgCAGGATCAGAAACTTCATCAAATACGATTCTTTGgttcattgtttatattttacattgGCCGGAGTACCAAGATAAACTTTATGATGAAATTGTAAAGGTAACATCAGGTAGCCGTTACCCTTGTCTAAAAGATCGCCCGTCACTACACTTAATGCAAGCTGCAATTTATGAAACACTTAGGTTGTCATCGGTCGCACCTTTTGGTTTATATCATAAAGCGATGGAGAAAGGTAGCATTTGTGGAAAACCTATTCCCAAAGGGGCTCTTATAATAACCAACCTATGGAGTATACACCATGAcgaaagttactggaaaaatGCAATGAGTTTTTACCCTGAACGTTGGTTAGAAAATTCTGGCGAATTTAATTCTAAACTAGGAAACGCTTATTTACCATTCTCTAGTGGACCTCGTAGCTGTATTGGAGAAACATTGGCAAAAACtgagttgtttatttttatatcacgaTTGATAAATGATTTCCGATTTGTGAAACCAATTTTAGAAGAATTACCGCGCTTAGAAGGTAGTTTTGGCATCACTTGTACTCCTTATGACTTTAAAGTTGAAATAGTTCCAAggagtaaaaatttattgctttaattttgctaatgtttttttttttaaatttatataaactatattgaTTGAAAAATTAGATACTagataaatagtaaataatttgaaaatgaaacgATTAGTAAATGTTTGCTAAACCTTTAAATTTTAGGCAAAatgtgttaattaaaaatttttctaatttctaTTAGCTAACTATTGTCTATCaaaaagagttttaatttttattttaaatacacatttatgattattatattttacaattttgtattttgattcGTTGTTTGATTACTATCATTATTTAACATGTAATCGGATGTAATCGTGTACGTAACATTTAAACGGATGTAATTGTGtacgtaaaaatataataaatgggTTTAacaatgtatgtatatatgactTTTATAAATGGATGTAGCCGTGTACGTATAAACGTAGTAGATTAAAGTTATCAATGTGACGTTTGACATTATTATAGCATAAACTATTATATCATTgcattagaatttaaaaaatttttaatgttagaagagttttatcaaaaagatttcaaaaactaatatgAACTTAGCTAATTCTTCTATTACTAACCATGAAACATCGACTCTTAGAGAACACATAAAGCAAAGAAagcgttcttttattttatttttgaagatgGAGTAAAATTGAATTTGTGAAAGACTCAACCTCTCCTATCTTTAATTGCAACTAATTTGTTcaaaagaatttatatttttatcaacaacacataaaaattgtaaaactaaaaacgCCTAACCTAAAATATTTCAGGAcgaattaaaatgaatttaatttcaaatatttttatcacagATAATAAAAAGAACTCAGGATTTTTatcctttataaaaatttgtgctgaacaatataaaaaaatttataagcaattatttttttgtgatggtGATTATAGTTTCATTTCTGAAAGTTCTTTTGCATTGTGATTATATCTTTAtttcagaaattatttttattcataatgcTTTTTCATAATCCCCCTgacttggggctcttggttaaaTAAAGGCTAAAGATGGTGTCTTGATCAAAATACTCATCTTGAGCAAATGCGAAATGTTGAAGGCTTCCTTTGAAAGACTTACGAGGGAAAaaagattctatctgttgaccagcttcGCACCTCTTTTTCATCTTTTAGACTGGCGtaaatgcatttataatatattcCAGTTTAAGATGTTGAATGCTAGACCTTCTTGAAACattgcatgggttttgcttgtttctctgtttttatgacaagGTAACACATTTTATTATCtactaatgagggtacagctcgaaaactcatttttatggttctgaggccggcttgtagtcaggtttcccgaactctatGGTAgttctcagagaggctgattccatcaacagctgtgaaatatcagagtactaacagggCCATGTTGAAAACGGATGGTGCCTCTATTTGTACTTTTAGAGTGCAACGTTGAAGCCACATTTCGAGCTCTTTGTTATGGCCTAGGGTTTACTAATAGTAAtaaggcaattgcttggacATATGATAGTGCACTGAGTACTATCTGTACTTTGAATCAAGttctttaatcaattttaaaaatg is a window of Hydra vulgaris chromosome 15, alternate assembly HydraT2T_AEP DNA encoding:
- the LOC136092385 gene encoding steroid 17-alpha-hydroxylase/17,20 lyase-like — protein: MFIVFLRHNFKMFLEVIGAVFIPPLIWTIWVYIKHLIDCLHYPRGPIPLPFIGNGYLIRKAEPYKELVNLGKIYGDVFSFSVGSVRYVIVNSLEGIQEVLVKKGWQFAGRPKGPSWDRSIHGLIQRDPSKKFKILRKLATSSLKIFADGLAGMESKAIEESFQLNKKLLETNGKPFSMQEITTLCVLNIICSILFNHRYKEDDLEFQAIIKYSNLCFKERSVNNYIVSIPWLRYFPSASSRNLDEMIKIRDPLLKKKVQEHKRSYDENNIRDLTDALIKVSSNSETGQDPDENVTDDNIEFILNNFILAGSETSSNTILWFIVYILHWPEYQDKLYDEIVKVTSGSRYPCLKDRPSLHLMQAAIYETLRLSSVAPFGLYHKAMEKGSICGKPIPKGALIITNLWSIHHDESYWKNAMSFYPERWLENSGEFNSKLGNAYLPFSSGPRSCIGETLAKTELFIFISRLINDFRFVKPILEELPRLEGSFGITCTPYDFKVEIVPRSKNLLL